One genomic window of Acidobacteriota bacterium includes the following:
- a CDS encoding HigA family addiction module antitoxin, whose amino-acid sequence VSRKTLSAILNGRAGISPEMAIRLSLAFNTTAESWLNQQVQYDLWHANRNRKNFHVRRLVAA is encoded by the coding sequence GTGAGCCGGAAGACGCTGTCGGCAATCCTGAACGGCCGCGCGGGCATTTCCCCGGAAATGGCCATCCGTTTGTCCTTGGCCTTCAACACGACCGCCGAGAGCTGGCTGAACCAGCAAGTCCAGTACGACTTGTGGCACGCCAATCGGAACCGGAAGAACTTCCACGTCCGACGACTGGTTGCCGCCTGA